One Fictibacillus halophilus genomic window, GAACGTGTTCCACCCTTATATGTTTGGACAGTTTGAGTAGTCATTTTTCTCATGTTACCTTCCTCCTTCAAGATTAGTACTATTATTATAAATTATTTTTAAAAATTCTGACACTTTATTTAATCAACAAAAAAAGACTCATAAGGTAGTCAACGTACTACTCCTGAGACTTTATTATCTGTAGGTAAACGTAAATTATAGTTGAACAGTTACTTCTGATTTATGAACCAAAATCACACGAGGTACGTAAGGTTCATTCACTTTTCTGATCTCAAGGAAGTCCGAAGAATACACGTGGAGTACTTTGTGCAATTCATCGTGATAGGTTACAAGATCGCCTCTTTCAATAGTCATAGCTTTCACCCTAGTCGTTAGTTTCTATAGTTAATTATACCTAACTATTTCGGTAAAAAAATTGGGAAACATGAAGGGATTTAGTCGATAGATCGCAATAATTTAAGACTAGTTTCCTCTTACAGTTAAAGTTCAGGTATATTTATAGAAGGGAAAATTTATAGCGTGAGATTATACCTAATAAATGTAAATCTATTACGTGAACAAAGGCGGGGTAACAAATATGAACTTAGGGGAGAAGATTCGATATTTCCGAAGAGTCAAAAACTTATCCCAGCAAGAACTCGCTGCCGGGATATGTTCTGTACCTTATTTAAGTAAGATTGAAAATGGAGTCACTGAACCTTCAGAGGAAATACAGCAACATTTAGCAGAACGGTTAGGCATTAAGTTACATGCAAAAAACGAAAAAAGTATCATGCAAAACTATGTAGATCTTTTCTATTCTTTATATATGAGAGATTATCCAACAGCAAAGCAAAAATATGATAATCTAATTGATTTACCATCACAATCCGTTGAAGAAGATATTCTGAATAAAATATTTAAGAGCATGTACATTATGATGACAACCCAGGAAATACATGGAGTTCCTGAGATGTTAGATGAAGTTGCTTACATTGATGATGTGATTAAAGGAGAAAAGGCGTTTTACTATTTTTTAGCTCGATCACAACTCAGTTTTTATATAGAAGAATTCGAAGACTCTCATAATTATGTGTTAAAAGCTGAAAAACTGTTAGAAGAACACCGTTTTCAGGAATGGGAAAGAGGCTATTTGCTTTATATGGTTGGCCTTACAGCAAATCAGTTGTTTAAAAACATCATTGCTTTAGAATACACCCAATTGGCTCTTACCATATTTGAAAAAACGTATTTCTTTAAAAGGTGTGCAGATTGTAGGATTATACTTTCAATCGTACATACGAGGATTAAAAACTTTGACGAATCCATAAAGCAACTACTTCTAGCTGAAACCATTGCTAACTCGTTTGGGGATGAACCCCTCAAAGGAATTATTTATCACAATTTAGGCAGTATTGCTAATCATAAAGGGGAAAAGGAAAAAGCGATTGAACAGTATGCTCGAAGTTTAAAAGCGAAAGAAAATGAACCACTTGTTTCAAAAATTATGACGATCCATGCTCTGATTAAAAGTTACGAAAAAACGAATCAACCAGAAAAAGGCTTACAGTTACTAAACACTTGGATGAAAGAGGTAAAAGATAACCCTATTTATAAAGGTTATGAACTTCATTTTCTTTATTACAAAGAACTATTTACCCACGGTGAGCTTAAAGAATCGACCGTTCAATTCATGATAAAAGAAATGATTCCTTATTTAAAAAAGAGGAACGAATGGATCTTTTTAGCAGAATATTATCCGCTACTTGGAAAATACTTTGAGAATCAACAGAAATATAAACAGGCGAGCATGTATTATAATTTTGCGATGGAAGCCATGAGAAATATGTATGATTTAGGTGTCACTTACATTTAGTAAGTGTTTGTATCTATGCACGATAAATAATAAAAAACAAAAAACCCCATCTCAATTTGTGTGAGATGGGGTTTTTTGTTTGTTTTTCCGGTTAATCAGCACACTTCACTCACCGATCGCTCCTGAAGAATAACTACTAACTCCTCCGCTGAAATCGGTCGGCTGAAGAAGTATCCTTGCGCCTCATTACATTGCTTTTGCTGCAGAAACTGAAGCTGTTCTTCTGTCTCTACCCCTTCAGCTATTACCTTCAAATCCAAGTTATGAGCCATCGCGATTATCGTTTCTACAAGCGATGCGTCTTTCGGATCCGCATAGATATTACGTGTAAAGCTTTGATCAATTTTCAACGTATGAATCGGGAATGTCTTCAGATAGCTTAATGACGAATAGCCTGTTCCAAAATCATCAATTGATAAGTGAATCCCCATCTCTTTCAGCAACTGCATTTTCGCCACAGCATACTTCGAATCTTGTATAATACTTTCCGTCAGCTCAAGCTCTAGATATTGAGCATCAAGCCCTGTTTCTCTCAGGATTCTACTCACCCGCTCAACCAGGTCACTCTGCTGAAACTGACGTGAGGAAATGTTGACTGCCATCCGTAACGGTGCATATCCTGCGTTTTGCCATTCTTTATTTTGTAGACAAGCGCCGTGAAGCACCCATTCTCCGATCTGTAGAATCAGTCCTGTTTCTTCGGCGATCGGAATAAACTCAGCCGGTGAGATGGTACCCCATTCCGGATGATGCCAGCGTAAAAGAGCTTCAACTCCAATGATTCCGCCTGTTTCCACATCGATTTGAGGCTGATACACAATTTGGAACTCATCACGCTCCAATGCCTTTCGGAGACCGATCTCAAGCTTCATTTTTTTAGTAACAGCCTCATTCATCTCAGGTGTATAAAATTGAAAGTTGTTCTTCCCTTGTTCCTTTACACGGTACATTGCTGTGTCCGCATTCTTAATCAACGTTTCAATATCGCGTCCATCACCTGGGTACATTGCAATTCCAATCGACGGCGTCACAAAGAGCTCTTGCTCATTAACCATAACGGAACTGCTAAAAAGATCTACAATTTGCTGTGCTATTTTTGAGACTTCATCTGCCGTTGTATTTGGTATGAGTACAATAAATTCGTCCCCGCCCTGACGGCAGACGGTGTCGTTCTTTCCTACACATGATTGAATGCGCTTGGCTATTTCAATCAAAAGCTGGTCGCCGACTGCATGTCCAAGCGTATCGTTAATATACTTGAATCGATCGAGGTCGATGAACATGATGCCGATCGTCTGCTTATTTTCATCCGCC contains:
- a CDS encoding helix-turn-helix transcriptional regulator; this translates as MNLGEKIRYFRRVKNLSQQELAAGICSVPYLSKIENGVTEPSEEIQQHLAERLGIKLHAKNEKSIMQNYVDLFYSLYMRDYPTAKQKYDNLIDLPSQSVEEDILNKIFKSMYIMMTTQEIHGVPEMLDEVAYIDDVIKGEKAFYYFLARSQLSFYIEEFEDSHNYVLKAEKLLEEHRFQEWERGYLLYMVGLTANQLFKNIIALEYTQLALTIFEKTYFFKRCADCRIILSIVHTRIKNFDESIKQLLLAETIANSFGDEPLKGIIYHNLGSIANHKGEKEKAIEQYARSLKAKENEPLVSKIMTIHALIKSYEKTNQPEKGLQLLNTWMKEVKDNPIYKGYELHFLYYKELFTHGELKESTVQFMIKEMIPYLKKRNEWIFLAEYYPLLGKYFENQQKYKQASMYYNFAMEAMRNMYDLGVTYI
- a CDS encoding bifunctional diguanylate cyclase/phosphodiesterase, translated to MDAVTSTYHIPLVSLSIIIAVIASYAALDLGIQVQKTKSYARYIWMISGAFAMGMGIWAMHFVAMLAFHLSINVTYHVTLVIVSIIPAIISSGIALFIISRPVMGRKQVLLGALFMATGIVSMHYTGMEAMKMNAEIEYNPFLWTLSAIIAFVASVVALYLLSFVSQNYKTSKIWLVKLGSAVLMGIAISGMHYTGMSAATYKAHQHHADLTATPFNSTLLAYAIGIVILILLGMVFISTFIDRRFEYQSILSERKFRSVIESANDSIILSDRTGTIISWNKGAELIFGFTEKEALGKNLEIIIPDKFRKAHKQGMERYLLSGEPKVIGNTVELEGLRKDGSEFPIELSLAAWQEDENVYFSSIIRDITERKRNEKKINQMVYRDPLTGLPNRLLLNDRLSQALELADENKQTIGIMFIDLDRFKYINDTLGHAVGDQLLIEIAKRIQSCVGKNDTVCRQGGDEFIVLIPNTTADEVSKIAQQIVDLFSSSVMVNEQELFVTPSIGIAMYPGDGRDIETLIKNADTAMYRVKEQGKNNFQFYTPEMNEAVTKKMKLEIGLRKALERDEFQIVYQPQIDVETGGIIGVEALLRWHHPEWGTISPAEFIPIAEETGLILQIGEWVLHGACLQNKEWQNAGYAPLRMAVNISSRQFQQSDLVERVSRILRETGLDAQYLELELTESIIQDSKYAVAKMQLLKEMGIHLSIDDFGTGYSSLSYLKTFPIHTLKIDQSFTRNIYADPKDASLVETIIAMAHNLDLKVIAEGVETEEQLQFLQQKQCNEAQGYFFSRPISAEELVVILQERSVSEVC